One segment of Sulfobacillus thermosulfidooxidans DSM 9293 DNA contains the following:
- a CDS encoding ABC1 kinase family protein, translated as MAIKPRHWHRTREIAEVLARHGFVMVLDRLGLSRYLSWSTRLLGKFQPKTGANWPERIPLVLADLGPTYIKLGQLASTRPDLLPDSLIDALSHLQDDVPPFGFEEVRQIIENAWGVPIVDVLEYLDPVPLAAASIGQVHQGILKDGRHVVVKVRRPGIVQRSESDFAILQSLADLAEKRTEWAKQYDLGHVMRELIAALRNELDFSMEAHYTALAHKTYHAKDYLVPEPILSLTHPDVLVLEELQGVKISDTVILRQMGLDLKDIAERYIRAIYGQVFVAGLFHADPHPGNVHVTPKGDLIFLDWGLVGMFSPTMRKRSLDLVIGLTQGQSDKVVDALLTMGVAPPNINTQSLYYDVEVLRRRYYDTDLRNFRIGQAIADLLHVAKKYHIKIPSEYTLLARTAVIADGVVRQLDDQLSLVEIGRKLSPQLIWTRFNPSDWGNHLLDAMKDWVELGSGLPQGLRQVMTTLSQGEFRIILEDNNLEKILSHWEKLMNRIALSMLLAALILGTALVVHQDHLQQIAHIPIVDLTFFAAAAIAVWVFVEAVIKKRL; from the coding sequence ATGGCTATTAAACCTCGCCATTGGCACCGAACACGCGAGATTGCCGAAGTCTTAGCCCGCCATGGCTTCGTTATGGTCCTGGATCGGCTCGGCCTCTCACGGTATTTGTCGTGGTCAACGAGACTATTAGGCAAGTTTCAACCCAAAACGGGGGCGAATTGGCCTGAACGCATCCCACTAGTTTTAGCGGATTTAGGACCCACATATATCAAACTCGGGCAATTAGCATCAACCCGTCCTGATCTATTGCCGGATTCTCTGATTGATGCCTTATCCCATTTGCAAGACGATGTCCCGCCCTTTGGATTTGAGGAAGTTCGGCAGATTATCGAGAATGCATGGGGAGTACCCATTGTTGATGTTTTAGAGTATTTGGATCCCGTGCCTTTAGCCGCCGCGTCTATTGGCCAGGTGCATCAAGGAATATTAAAAGATGGACGTCACGTGGTGGTGAAAGTACGGAGACCGGGAATTGTTCAACGCAGTGAGTCTGATTTTGCGATTTTACAAAGTTTAGCGGATTTAGCGGAAAAGCGTACCGAATGGGCGAAGCAATATGATTTGGGTCATGTCATGCGCGAATTGATTGCCGCATTACGCAATGAACTCGACTTTAGTATGGAAGCCCATTATACGGCTTTGGCTCACAAGACCTATCATGCGAAAGATTATCTTGTTCCGGAACCCATCTTGTCTTTGACGCATCCTGATGTACTTGTCTTGGAAGAATTACAAGGCGTAAAGATATCCGATACCGTCATCCTGCGGCAAATGGGTTTGGATCTTAAAGATATTGCGGAACGTTACATTCGTGCTATTTATGGTCAGGTGTTTGTGGCAGGGTTATTCCATGCGGACCCTCATCCGGGCAATGTGCATGTGACCCCAAAGGGGGACCTAATTTTTCTTGATTGGGGTCTTGTTGGCATGTTTTCTCCGACTATGCGGAAAAGGTCCTTGGATTTAGTCATTGGACTCACCCAAGGACAATCTGATAAGGTCGTGGATGCCTTATTAACCATGGGAGTGGCACCGCCTAATATCAATACGCAGAGCCTTTATTACGATGTGGAAGTCTTGCGTCGCCGATATTATGATACGGATTTGCGAAATTTTCGCATTGGCCAGGCCATTGCCGATTTATTGCATGTGGCCAAGAAATATCATATTAAAATTCCCAGCGAATATACCTTGCTTGCGCGTACCGCGGTAATAGCCGACGGTGTCGTGCGGCAACTGGATGATCAGTTATCGCTTGTTGAAATTGGCCGAAAGTTATCCCCGCAACTGATATGGACCCGCTTCAATCCCTCAGACTGGGGAAACCATCTCCTAGATGCCATGAAAGACTGGGTTGAATTGGGATCGGGATTACCTCAAGGGTTACGGCAAGTGATGACTACCTTAAGTCAAGGAGAATTTCGTATTATCTTAGAAGATAATAACTTGGAAAAGATTCTCTCTCATTGGGAGAAATTAATGAATCGCATTGCATTGAGTATGTTGCTCGCCGCGCTGATTCTGGGGACAGCTCTTGTTGTCCATCAGGATCATCTCCAACAGATCGCGCATATCCCAATTGTTGACTTGACCTTTTTTGCGGCTGCGGCCATTGCAGTCTGGGTGTTCGTGGAAGCCGTGATCAAAAAACGCTTGTGA
- the fabG gene encoding 3-oxoacyl-[acyl-carrier-protein] reductase: MPWEQRTALVTGASRGIGRAIALKLAQQGITVAVNYRGNDAAAQETQEIIRSHGGQCALYPADISNVDEAQSLVNSVIEDWGRLDILVNNAGITRDTLLLRMRTDDWEQVIATNLTGVFACTRAALRPMLKHKFGRIVTISSIAGILGNAGQANYAAAKAGVIGFMRSVAREVASRQITANVVAPGIIDTEMSQHMNQDAYDQLVRQVPLGRAGRPEDVADAVWFLVQADYITGQTLVVDGGLVMD; the protein is encoded by the coding sequence GTGCCTTGGGAACAAAGAACGGCGTTGGTGACGGGTGCCTCCAGGGGCATAGGTCGCGCCATCGCTCTAAAATTAGCCCAACAAGGTATTACGGTAGCGGTCAATTACCGGGGTAATGATGCCGCTGCACAAGAGACCCAAGAGATCATCCGGTCGCATGGCGGGCAATGTGCGCTCTACCCCGCTGATATTTCGAATGTTGACGAAGCACAGTCTCTTGTCAATTCGGTGATTGAAGATTGGGGTCGCTTGGATATATTGGTGAATAATGCAGGGATTACTCGGGACACGTTATTGCTGCGCATGCGTACTGATGATTGGGAACAGGTTATCGCAACCAACCTTACCGGAGTCTTCGCGTGTACCCGCGCAGCGTTGCGTCCTATGCTCAAGCACAAATTTGGACGCATTGTAACGATTTCCTCAATCGCAGGAATTTTGGGCAATGCGGGCCAAGCCAATTACGCAGCGGCAAAAGCCGGAGTTATAGGATTTATGCGTTCTGTAGCACGTGAAGTGGCATCTCGGCAGATTACGGCCAATGTTGTCGCTCCCGGGATTATTGATACAGAAATGTCTCAACACATGAACCAGGATGCGTATGATCAATTGGTACGGCAAGTGCCACTGGGACGTGCGGGGCGACCGGAAGACGTTGCCGATGCCGTATGGTTTCTTGTTCAGGCTGATTACATTACGGGTCAGACGCTAGTTGTAGACGGCGGCCTTGTAATGGACTAA
- the fapR gene encoding transcription factor FapR, which translates to MARLNRVERQRKLAEALREDPLQTDEDLAQRFGVSVPTIRLDRLHLGIPELRLRSEGLARLSVVHTRTLKRQDMIGDLVDLVIGQSGRSLLTTDESMAFAGSGVVQSHFIFAQADSLALAVVDGDSAVTGLANAKFKHVVEAGQQIVAGAEVIRRRGNRWVVLVISRVGEITVFRGKFVVLTDPFDGHRHAERDRKEGALS; encoded by the coding sequence ATGGCTCGCCTAAACCGTGTCGAGCGACAACGGAAATTAGCTGAAGCTCTTCGGGAAGATCCTTTGCAGACCGATGAAGATCTGGCGCAACGTTTTGGAGTAAGCGTCCCGACAATTCGGCTGGATCGGCTTCATTTGGGGATTCCTGAACTGCGCCTTCGCTCGGAAGGTCTGGCGCGTTTGAGTGTCGTGCATACGCGTACGCTGAAACGTCAAGACATGATTGGCGATTTGGTCGATTTAGTCATTGGACAAAGTGGACGATCTTTGCTCACAACCGATGAATCAATGGCTTTTGCCGGATCCGGTGTTGTGCAGTCCCACTTTATTTTTGCGCAAGCAGATTCTTTGGCCTTAGCGGTGGTTGACGGCGATAGTGCTGTGACAGGCCTTGCGAATGCGAAATTTAAGCATGTTGTTGAGGCAGGGCAACAGATTGTGGCCGGTGCGGAAGTGATTCGCCGCCGCGGTAATCGGTGGGTTGTTCTAGTGATTAGTCGTGTCGGCGAGATCACAGTGTTTCGCGGAAAGTTTGTTGTGTTGACCGACCCTTTTGACGGTCACAGACACGCAGAAAGAGATCGCAAGGAGGGAGCCCTGTCGTGA
- the iadA gene encoding beta-aspartyl-peptidase, whose product MKLSAVLIRAGAIYAPEDLGPGEVLMLHDRVAAIGPKLTLPEWVTPTIIDAPEGMLIPGFVDMHVHMAGGGGEGGPLFRTPEIRLSQLIRAGVTSVVGVLGTDGTTRSVSGLLAKARALGDQGLSTWIYTGAYEIPTRTITGSARDDIILIDRVIGIGEIAINDHRGSHPSDQELLHLASEARVGGLLAGKPGILHLHVGEGKSGLRSLFRVVEIGDLPISTFVPTHLNRHPRILADAVTWGNQGGYCDLTTGIVPTASEPEGLSAADSAVILQQQGVPWEHISFSSDAQGSIPVFDEQGHLIRMDIGSAHTLFDEVVKLQKKTGWSWERCIRPITSTPARILGQNDIGQLKVGSIAHAVLIKDTQIDTVIAKGHIMMNQGRIMHWDTFEQGDSHGY is encoded by the coding sequence ATGAAGCTTTCGGCTGTGCTAATTCGGGCAGGTGCGATTTATGCTCCGGAGGATCTGGGTCCTGGCGAGGTCCTTATGCTGCATGATCGCGTAGCGGCCATAGGCCCTAAGTTAACGTTGCCTGAATGGGTCACACCGACAATTATTGATGCGCCAGAGGGCATGTTAATTCCAGGTTTTGTGGATATGCATGTGCATATGGCCGGGGGAGGGGGGGAAGGAGGCCCGCTGTTTCGCACGCCGGAAATCCGTTTATCCCAACTGATTAGGGCCGGTGTCACAAGTGTGGTTGGAGTATTAGGCACAGACGGCACGACCCGGTCCGTGTCCGGCCTGCTGGCTAAAGCGCGAGCACTAGGGGACCAAGGATTATCCACCTGGATTTACACAGGAGCTTATGAAATTCCTACACGAACGATTACCGGATCCGCGCGGGATGACATTATTTTGATTGATCGGGTTATTGGTATTGGAGAAATTGCTATCAATGATCACCGGGGAAGCCATCCGAGTGACCAAGAATTGCTTCATTTAGCGTCCGAAGCCCGAGTGGGTGGGTTACTGGCTGGCAAACCGGGAATATTGCATTTGCATGTCGGTGAGGGGAAGAGCGGACTGCGTAGTTTATTTCGTGTAGTGGAAATCGGCGATTTGCCGATTTCAACATTTGTGCCCACGCATTTAAATCGGCATCCGCGCATTTTAGCCGATGCCGTAACCTGGGGAAACCAGGGGGGTTACTGCGATTTGACCACTGGAATCGTGCCGACCGCCAGTGAACCCGAGGGCTTAAGTGCGGCAGATAGCGCAGTGATATTGCAACAACAAGGAGTTCCCTGGGAACACATTTCATTTAGTTCGGATGCGCAAGGTTCTATTCCAGTATTCGACGAGCAAGGACATCTTATACGCATGGATATCGGATCCGCTCACACCTTATTTGATGAAGTCGTGAAATTGCAAAAGAAAACCGGGTGGTCTTGGGAGCGCTGCATCAGACCCATTACATCGACTCCGGCTCGAATTTTAGGACAGAACGATATTGGGCAACTCAAAGTTGGCAGTATAGCTCACGCGGTGCTGATTAAAGACACCCAAATCGATACGGTAATCGCCAAGGGCCACATTATGATGAATCAAGGACGCATTATGCACTGGGATACTTTTGAACAAGGAGATTCCCATGGCTATTAA
- the rpmF gene encoding 50S ribosomal protein L32, with amino-acid sequence MAVPKKKLSRSRTHKRRSMWKLTAPQWVECPRCHQDRLPHHVCPHCGYYNGRIVVQHDA; translated from the coding sequence ATGGCCGTTCCAAAGAAGAAATTATCACGGTCGCGTACGCACAAAAGACGCTCCATGTGGAAACTCACTGCTCCACAGTGGGTTGAGTGTCCCCGTTGCCATCAAGACCGGTTGCCTCATCATGTTTGCCCACATTGTGGGTATTACAACGGACGCATTGTTGTTCAGCATGATGCCTAA
- the plsX gene encoding phosphate acyltransferase PlsX, with the protein MKIAVDAMGGDNAPSAPVNGALQAIEKIADLEIILVGDHDRIMPLIQDSPRHTRLHIHHAPDVIGMGEAPVQAVRRKPDSSMVQAMKLVKTGKAAAVISAGNTGALMTAGLFILGRMTGIERPALSALLPVMNGWGLLLLDVGANLDPKPSQLVQYGIMGAYYCQEVYGIENPRVGLLNVGEEPRKGTPLIRETYERLQKSGLNFVGNIESRELMQGRADIVVSDGFSGNIALKLTEGLARDLMGEFKKLLMKNFKTKMAAYLLKDGLMDLKRRMDYQEYGGAPLLGLDQIVYKVHGASQEKAFYSAIQVAYNYCQKNTQTRLRERVREEEAHQ; encoded by the coding sequence GTGAAAATCGCGGTCGACGCAATGGGCGGAGATAACGCACCATCTGCTCCAGTTAATGGAGCCTTACAAGCCATCGAGAAGATTGCAGATCTAGAAATCATTTTAGTGGGCGATCATGACCGAATTATGCCCTTGATTCAAGACAGTCCGCGCCATACCCGCTTACATATTCATCATGCTCCCGATGTTATTGGCATGGGTGAGGCACCGGTCCAAGCGGTGCGGCGAAAGCCCGATTCGTCGATGGTCCAAGCCATGAAATTGGTTAAAACGGGAAAGGCGGCTGCTGTCATATCGGCTGGCAACACAGGTGCCTTGATGACGGCGGGACTGTTTATTCTAGGGCGCATGACGGGTATTGAACGGCCGGCCCTGTCCGCTCTCTTGCCGGTCATGAATGGATGGGGATTGCTGTTATTGGATGTGGGTGCCAATTTAGATCCCAAACCGTCTCAGCTGGTTCAATATGGAATCATGGGGGCTTATTATTGCCAAGAAGTTTATGGAATTGAGAATCCCCGAGTTGGCTTATTAAATGTTGGGGAAGAACCGCGAAAAGGGACTCCATTGATTCGGGAAACATATGAACGGCTGCAAAAATCCGGTCTGAATTTTGTGGGTAACATTGAGTCCCGCGAGCTTATGCAAGGTCGCGCCGACATTGTGGTTTCTGATGGATTCAGCGGTAACATTGCTCTCAAACTCACTGAAGGTTTAGCCCGTGATTTGATGGGGGAGTTTAAAAAGTTGCTGATGAAGAATTTTAAAACCAAAATGGCGGCTTATCTGTTGAAAGATGGGTTGATGGATTTAAAACGCCGCATGGATTATCAGGAGTACGGTGGGGCACCACTGTTAGGACTTGACCAGATTGTCTATAAAGTGCACGGAGCCAGCCAGGAAAAAGCTTTTTACAGCGCCATCCAAGTGGCTTACAATTATTGCCAAAAGAATACCCAAACTCGGCTCCGAGAACGGGTAAGGGAGGAAGAAGCACATCAATGA
- the fabD gene encoding ACP S-malonyltransferase, with the protein MSGWAVMFPGQGAQYVGMGLNLFQQYQEARDVFYEADDALGYKLSQLIFEGPEERLRDTEVQQPAILVVSVAAWTVFRARQPQLPISVGFGLSLGEYSAYVAAGTFTLRDAVRLTRIRGRAMQEAVPKGLGGMSAILGLKSEEVEALCHEASQVGWVQPANYNAPGQIVVSGLITGLDHVETAARARGARVVRLSVSAPFHSRLLTPAGAVVSKALADIDIQRAQFPVLANVDATLCYDAQDIIPRLINQVSHPVLFQQCVERAMALDVLGFIEFGPGRSLTSLLKKIDRKQKVFNVEDEASLDKALELVQAPGYNS; encoded by the coding sequence GTGTCAGGATGGGCCGTTATGTTCCCGGGTCAAGGAGCCCAATATGTCGGTATGGGCCTCAACCTCTTTCAACAATACCAAGAAGCTCGGGACGTCTTTTATGAGGCAGATGACGCATTAGGATACAAATTATCTCAACTGATTTTTGAAGGGCCAGAAGAACGACTGCGGGATACGGAAGTGCAACAGCCGGCGATTTTAGTGGTGAGTGTGGCAGCATGGACAGTATTTCGGGCTCGACAACCCCAATTGCCGATAAGTGTAGGCTTTGGGTTATCGTTAGGGGAGTATTCAGCTTATGTTGCCGCGGGAACATTTACCCTCCGCGATGCCGTGCGGCTGACGCGAATCCGAGGCCGAGCTATGCAAGAAGCTGTGCCTAAAGGTTTGGGCGGGATGTCGGCAATATTGGGCCTAAAAAGTGAAGAGGTAGAAGCTCTGTGCCATGAAGCCTCGCAGGTGGGGTGGGTGCAACCCGCTAATTATAACGCACCGGGTCAAATAGTCGTTTCGGGCCTAATCACAGGTCTAGATCACGTTGAAACCGCGGCTCGCGCGCGGGGAGCACGGGTGGTACGTCTGTCGGTGTCAGCGCCCTTTCATTCCCGCTTGCTCACACCCGCTGGCGCGGTGGTATCTAAAGCCTTGGCCGATATCGATATTCAAAGGGCCCAGTTTCCCGTATTGGCCAATGTGGACGCAACATTATGTTATGATGCACAGGACATCATACCGCGTTTGATCAATCAAGTCTCTCATCCTGTTTTGTTTCAGCAGTGTGTTGAACGGGCGATGGCTCTTGATGTTTTAGGATTCATTGAGTTCGGACCCGGTCGCAGTTTAACAAGTTTGTTGAAAAAGATTGATCGCAAACAAAAAGTCTTTAATGTAGAAGATGAGGCGAGCTTAGACAAAGCTCTTGAACTCGTCCAGGCCCCAGGCTATAATAGCTAA
- a CDS encoding acyl carrier protein has protein sequence MANKEQVFDKVKEIIVDQLGVDEEEVTPEASFIDDLGADSLDIVELIMALEEEFGLEIPDDEAEKISTVNDAVEYIRENA, from the coding sequence GTGGCAAACAAAGAACAGGTTTTCGACAAAGTGAAAGAAATTATTGTGGATCAACTGGGTGTGGATGAGGAAGAGGTCACTCCAGAAGCCTCATTTATTGATGATTTAGGGGCAGACTCGTTAGACATTGTGGAATTGATTATGGCTCTGGAAGAAGAATTTGGTCTTGAGATTCCTGATGATGAAGCAGAAAAAATCAGCACTGTCAACGATGCAGTGGAATATATTCGGGAAAACGCCTAA
- a CDS encoding beta-ketoacyl-ACP synthase III: MTRRAVVAGLGTYVPEKVLTNHDLEQMVDTSDEWIVTRTGIRERHIARDDETTSTMASEATRRALADAKITAEDLDFIVCATNTPDTIFPSTAARVQHQLTDKPIPGIDIQAGCTGLIYGMELASALIQSGAYRNILVIGADKLTSITDYQDRTTAVLFGDAAGAFVLQAKDDTEYGILGSYLQADGRGGDLLIQPAGGSLMPASHETVEARQHYLKMNGNETFRFAVKAMPEAVEEGLKRAGLGVEDMDLLVPHQANLRIIDAAVRRFELDPERVVVNIDRYGNTSVATIPLALQEARLEGRVHDGDVVVLCAFGAGLTWGSNVIRWGR, from the coding sequence ATGACTAGACGCGCCGTTGTGGCAGGATTAGGGACTTATGTCCCCGAAAAGGTTCTTACGAACCACGACTTAGAACAAATGGTGGATACCTCTGATGAATGGATCGTGACCCGAACCGGAATACGGGAACGTCATATTGCACGGGATGATGAAACCACATCAACGATGGCAAGTGAAGCGACGCGCCGGGCTTTAGCTGACGCGAAGATTACAGCGGAAGACTTGGATTTTATTGTGTGCGCGACGAACACACCCGATACCATTTTCCCTTCGACGGCAGCCCGTGTTCAACATCAACTGACGGATAAGCCAATACCGGGTATCGATATTCAAGCCGGATGTACGGGATTAATATACGGCATGGAATTAGCTTCCGCGCTCATTCAAAGCGGTGCTTACCGCAATATTTTGGTGATTGGAGCCGATAAACTTACGAGCATTACAGATTACCAAGACCGTACCACAGCGGTATTATTCGGTGATGCGGCCGGAGCGTTTGTTTTACAAGCCAAAGATGATACGGAATATGGCATCTTAGGATCCTATCTGCAAGCGGATGGACGGGGAGGAGATTTGCTCATTCAGCCAGCCGGTGGATCCTTGATGCCAGCTAGCCACGAGACGGTGGAAGCACGCCAGCATTATTTAAAAATGAATGGGAATGAAACCTTCCGGTTCGCCGTTAAAGCGATGCCTGAAGCGGTTGAAGAAGGGCTCAAGCGTGCTGGCTTAGGTGTCGAAGACATGGATTTATTGGTGCCTCATCAAGCCAATTTGCGCATTATCGATGCAGCCGTACGGCGTTTTGAACTCGATCCCGAACGGGTTGTGGTCAATATCGATCGCTATGGCAATACGTCTGTTGCCACCATTCCCTTGGCATTGCAAGAAGCGCGCCTTGAGGGACGGGTTCATGATGGCGATGTCGTCGTTCTCTGTGCCTTTGGCGCGGGATTGACATGGGGCTCTAATGTCATTCGCTGGGGACGGTAA
- the fabF gene encoding beta-ketoacyl-ACP synthase II, whose translation MQRERVVVTGMGVISPVGSGLENFWAGLTSGRSAVGPVTRFDASPFSTRIAAEVHDFDPLKYLEKKEIRHMDRFVQLAIGAAQDAYDDAGLSDLDPDRAGVSVGTGIGGMETLTDQHETLLSRGPGRVNPFFIPKMIGNIAGGQVAMRFNLQGPNVTLVTACASSGSALGDAMRAIQFGEADVMLAGGTEAVLLPISFAGFCAMKAMSTRNDDPEHASRPFDQERDGFVMGEGAGFLVLESLTHAKNRGARIYAELIGYGRSADAYHVVEPHPEGRGAAQAMRRAIHDAGIKPEEVDYINAHGTSTMKGDLAETLAIKDVFGDHAYQLAVSSTKSSTGHLLGAAGAVEMIASILALQYQTVPPTVNLEHASPDCDLNYVPNRPQSRDIHVVMSNAFGFGGQNASLIAREYIP comes from the coding sequence ATGCAGCGCGAACGCGTAGTGGTTACGGGAATGGGAGTGATTTCCCCAGTTGGATCAGGCCTCGAGAACTTTTGGGCAGGTCTGACCAGTGGACGAAGTGCTGTCGGACCCGTAACCCGATTTGATGCCTCACCTTTCTCGACCCGAATTGCGGCTGAGGTGCACGATTTTGATCCTCTTAAGTATCTCGAAAAAAAAGAAATACGGCATATGGATCGATTTGTGCAGCTAGCCATAGGAGCTGCACAAGACGCGTATGACGATGCGGGATTATCGGATCTGGATCCCGATCGGGCAGGAGTTTCGGTCGGGACAGGTATCGGAGGAATGGAAACATTAACCGACCAACACGAAACCCTGTTATCACGAGGGCCAGGGCGTGTGAATCCATTTTTCATTCCGAAAATGATCGGCAATATTGCGGGTGGTCAGGTCGCTATGCGATTTAATCTGCAGGGACCTAATGTCACATTGGTTACGGCCTGCGCGTCATCAGGCAGCGCTTTAGGCGATGCCATGCGAGCCATTCAATTTGGTGAAGCAGATGTCATGCTGGCGGGAGGAACGGAGGCGGTACTACTGCCGATTTCCTTTGCGGGATTCTGTGCCATGAAAGCGATGTCGACTCGTAACGACGACCCGGAACATGCCTCGCGCCCCTTTGATCAGGAACGGGACGGATTTGTCATGGGTGAGGGGGCCGGATTTTTAGTACTGGAATCCCTGACGCATGCTAAAAATCGTGGAGCCCGCATATATGCCGAGCTCATCGGCTATGGACGGTCAGCGGATGCCTATCATGTGGTCGAACCGCATCCGGAAGGCCGTGGTGCGGCGCAAGCGATGCGCCGCGCAATTCATGATGCCGGGATAAAACCGGAAGAAGTGGATTATATTAATGCGCATGGGACCTCTACAATGAAGGGCGATCTGGCTGAAACCTTAGCCATCAAAGATGTCTTTGGTGACCACGCCTATCAATTAGCGGTGTCGTCCACCAAATCATCAACAGGTCACCTATTGGGAGCTGCCGGGGCAGTTGAGATGATTGCGTCAATCCTAGCTTTGCAATACCAAACTGTGCCGCCAACGGTCAATTTAGAACATGCCAGCCCCGATTGCGATTTGAACTATGTGCCAAACCGGCCTCAATCGCGCGATATTCATGTCGTGATGTCCAATGCCTTTGGTTTTGGCGGTCAAAATGCGTCACTTATTGCTCGGGAGTATATTCCATGA
- a CDS encoding YceD family protein yields MHIRVSDVKKWVGRQETQHLSEDWPEVVQERSAYPMRGVAEMDVTVRNIGRALIVELEGIGHVSAVCSRCLETFDLAVPFSAAEEFREEAGNSDPNEDFFRFQGDKIYLDDIVADAFGVSIPYAPVCHDDCQGLCPICGTNLNTDSCECETPTDNRWAALSRIKFPEDPSPSQH; encoded by the coding sequence ATGCATATCCGAGTTTCTGACGTCAAGAAATGGGTAGGCCGCCAAGAAACGCAGCACTTGTCCGAAGACTGGCCGGAAGTTGTTCAAGAACGGTCCGCCTATCCGATGCGTGGAGTAGCGGAAATGGATGTAACAGTGCGGAATATTGGGCGAGCCCTAATTGTGGAATTGGAAGGAATTGGACACGTTTCTGCCGTGTGTTCACGGTGTTTGGAAACGTTTGATTTGGCTGTGCCGTTTTCTGCAGCGGAAGAATTTCGTGAAGAAGCCGGGAACAGTGACCCCAATGAAGATTTTTTTCGTTTTCAGGGCGATAAGATTTATCTAGATGATATCGTTGCTGACGCCTTTGGGGTGTCCATTCCTTACGCGCCAGTGTGCCATGATGACTGTCAAGGACTGTGCCCAATCTGCGGGACCAATCTCAATACGGATTCTTGTGAGTGCGAAACCCCGACAGACAACCGGTGGGCCGCTTTAAGTCGGATTAAGTTTCCGGAAGACCCGTCCCCATCGCAGCACTAG
- the rnc gene encoding ribonuclease III, producing MNSNYLSQWVKDQNLLKQALTHSSYANEGFRKETHNERLEFLGDSVLQLVVTEWLYHHNSHWTEGQLSQGRAAIVCEATLAEAATNLHVGELLRLGRGEERSGGRAKHSLLADAMEAIIGAIYLDSGLEQARQFIQEVLSFALTSVEQRETGRDHKTALNEWLRRRGEEATYEVVGSYGPDHAKSFEVEVSVGGIPIGRAIGHSKKEAEQQSARLALKHLMEEAEKASPSPHPSASSPD from the coding sequence ATGAACAGCAATTATTTAAGTCAGTGGGTAAAAGATCAGAATCTTCTAAAACAAGCCCTGACGCATTCGTCTTATGCTAATGAAGGATTTCGTAAAGAGACGCATAATGAGCGACTAGAGTTTCTTGGAGACTCGGTTTTGCAACTGGTCGTCACCGAGTGGCTATATCATCACAATAGCCACTGGACAGAAGGACAGCTGAGCCAAGGGCGAGCGGCCATCGTGTGTGAGGCGACTTTAGCTGAAGCCGCAACAAATCTGCATGTTGGTGAATTGTTGCGGCTAGGGCGTGGAGAAGAACGCAGTGGGGGTCGCGCTAAGCATTCCCTGCTTGCGGATGCTATGGAGGCCATTATCGGTGCGATCTATCTGGATAGCGGCTTGGAACAAGCTCGACAGTTCATTCAGGAGGTTCTGAGCTTTGCCCTGACTAGCGTGGAGCAACGGGAAACAGGACGAGATCATAAAACGGCTCTCAATGAATGGCTTCGTCGTCGTGGCGAGGAAGCTACCTACGAAGTCGTGGGATCTTATGGTCCTGACCATGCCAAGAGTTTTGAAGTCGAGGTGTCCGTGGGAGGTATTCCCATAGGTCGGGCTATCGGCCACAGCAAAAAGGAAGCGGAACAGCAAAGTGCTCGTTTGGCGTTAAAACATTTAATGGAGGAAGCCGAAAAGGCTTCACCTTCTCCGCATCCTTCGGCTTCTTCACCCGATTAA